A window of the Streptomyces albireticuli genome harbors these coding sequences:
- a CDS encoding SGNH/GDSL hydrolase family protein produces the protein MADDSNSFSKSAIGSYAAVGDSFTEGVGDPGPDDTFIGWADRLAVLLSDQQDEHTFRYANLAVRGRLLDQIVEEQVPRAKELGPDLVTFCAGGNDILRPGSDPDDVAERYEAAVVDLASSVGTVLLCTGFDTRGVPVLRHLRGKIATYTAHVRAIADRHDCPVLDLWSLRSVQDRRAWSDDRLHLSPDGHTRVALRAAQVLGLQVPADPDQAWPDEGLRSPAEVRRDNIHWAREHLVPWIGRRLRGESSGDHVEPKRPDLLPL, from the coding sequence GTGGCAGACGATTCGAATTCATTCAGCAAGAGCGCGATCGGGTCGTACGCAGCCGTCGGGGACAGCTTCACCGAAGGCGTCGGCGACCCAGGGCCGGACGACACCTTCATCGGCTGGGCCGACCGACTGGCCGTACTCCTCTCCGACCAGCAGGACGAGCACACCTTCCGGTACGCCAACCTCGCCGTCCGCGGCCGGCTCCTCGACCAGATCGTCGAGGAGCAGGTGCCCCGGGCCAAGGAGCTCGGCCCGGACCTCGTGACCTTCTGCGCCGGCGGCAACGACATCCTGCGCCCCGGCAGCGACCCCGACGACGTGGCCGAGCGCTACGAGGCGGCCGTCGTCGACCTGGCCTCCTCCGTCGGCACGGTGCTGCTGTGCACCGGCTTCGACACCCGGGGCGTCCCGGTCCTGCGCCATCTGCGCGGCAAGATCGCGACGTACACGGCGCATGTCCGCGCCATCGCCGACCGGCACGACTGCCCGGTCCTCGACCTGTGGTCGCTGCGCTCGGTGCAGGACCGGCGGGCCTGGAGCGACGACCGGCTGCACCTCTCGCCCGACGGGCACACCCGCGTCGCGCTGCGCGCCGCCCAGGTGCTCGGGCTCCAGGTACCGGCCGACCCGGACCAGGCGTGGCCGGACGAGGGGCTGCGGTCGCCCGCCGAGGTGCGCCGGGACAACATCCACTGGGCGCGCGAGCACCTGGTGCCGTGGATCGGCCGCCGGCTGCGCGGCGAGTCCTCGGGTGATCACGTGGAGCCCAAGCGGCCGGACCTGCTGCCGCTGTAG
- a CDS encoding chitosanase, with protein MPTRTATTTARSRTTSDGTPPQASSLAPRRTPGKPRRTTRLALAGVAAVLPALALTGVSQAAAVTASTAHHVTTAPLTERIRAQAATGLDDPYKKDIAMRLVSSAENSSLDWRAQFTYIEDIGDGRGYTAGIIGFCSGTGDMLDLVERYTKDKPGNPLAKYLPALRKVNGSDSHAGLGKPFEDAWHKAAQDKAFQAAQEAERDRVYFGPSVAQAKADGLRTLGQFVYYDAIVMHGPGSGKDSFGGIRKAALAKAKPPAQGGDEKTYLGAFLDARKKAMQNEEAHSDTSRVDTAQRVFLNNGNFELQPPLKWKVYGDSYEIKE; from the coding sequence ATGCCCACGCGCACCGCGACGACCACCGCACGCTCCCGCACCACCTCGGACGGGACCCCGCCCCAGGCGTCCTCCCTCGCCCCGCGCCGCACCCCGGGGAAGCCGAGGCGGACCACCCGCCTCGCCCTCGCCGGCGTGGCCGCCGTCCTCCCCGCCCTCGCCCTCACCGGGGTGAGCCAGGCGGCGGCCGTGACCGCCTCCACCGCCCACCACGTCACCACCGCCCCGCTCACCGAGCGGATACGGGCCCAGGCCGCGACCGGCCTGGACGACCCGTACAAGAAGGACATCGCCATGCGGCTGGTGTCGAGCGCCGAGAACTCCTCGCTCGACTGGCGCGCCCAGTTCACCTACATCGAGGACATCGGCGACGGCCGCGGCTACACCGCCGGCATCATCGGCTTCTGTTCCGGCACCGGCGACATGCTCGACCTCGTCGAGCGGTACACCAAGGACAAGCCCGGCAACCCGCTCGCCAAGTACCTGCCCGCCCTGCGCAAGGTCAACGGCAGCGACTCCCACGCCGGCCTCGGCAAGCCCTTCGAGGACGCCTGGCACAAGGCCGCCCAGGACAAGGCGTTCCAGGCCGCCCAGGAGGCCGAGCGCGACCGCGTCTACTTCGGCCCGTCGGTCGCGCAGGCCAAGGCCGACGGCCTGCGCACGCTCGGCCAGTTCGTCTACTACGACGCGATCGTCATGCACGGCCCCGGCAGCGGCAAGGACAGCTTCGGCGGCATCCGCAAGGCCGCCCTGGCCAAGGCGAAGCCGCCGGCCCAGGGCGGCGACGAGAAGACCTACCTCGGCGCCTTCCTCGACGCCCGGAAGAAGGCCATGCAGAACGAGGAGGCCCACAGCGACACCAGCCGCGTCGACACCGCGCAGCGTGTGTTCCTGAACAACGGCAACTTCGAGCTTCAGCCGCCGCTGAAGTGGAAGGTCTACGGCGACTCGTACGAGATCAAGGAGTAG
- a CDS encoding alpha-ketoglutarate-dependent dioxygenase AlkB family protein, with translation MDELFPRPPAEVAPGAVHVPGWLDPAAQARLLDACRAWAKPPAGLRTVRMPSGGRMSVRTVGLGWHWFPYGYARTVVDGDGAPVKPFPAWLDGLAQDAVRAAREASADAAPFGPAPAAPYDTAAINFYGPGARMGMHQDREERSDAPIVSLSLGDSCVFRFGTVSGRERPWTDVELRSGDLFVFGGPARLAYHGVPRTHPDTAPPGLGLTGRLNITLRVSGLG, from the coding sequence ATGGACGAGCTCTTCCCCCGGCCGCCCGCCGAGGTCGCCCCGGGAGCCGTGCACGTTCCCGGCTGGCTGGACCCGGCCGCCCAGGCCCGGCTGCTCGACGCCTGCCGCGCGTGGGCGAAGCCGCCCGCCGGGCTGCGGACCGTGCGGATGCCCAGTGGTGGGCGGATGTCGGTCCGGACGGTCGGTCTGGGCTGGCACTGGTTCCCCTATGGTTACGCCCGCACCGTGGTCGACGGCGACGGCGCGCCGGTCAAGCCCTTTCCGGCCTGGCTGGACGGGCTGGCCCAGGACGCGGTGCGGGCGGCCCGCGAGGCCTCGGCGGACGCGGCGCCGTTCGGCCCGGCGCCGGCCGCCCCGTACGACACGGCCGCGATCAACTTCTACGGGCCGGGCGCGCGGATGGGCATGCACCAGGACCGCGAGGAGCGCTCGGACGCGCCCATCGTCTCCCTCAGCCTCGGTGACAGCTGTGTCTTCCGGTTCGGCACGGTGAGCGGCCGTGAGCGCCCGTGGACCGACGTCGAGCTGCGCAGCGGCGACCTCTTCGTCTTCGGCGGCCCGGCGCGGCTCGCCTACCACGGCGTTCCCCGCACCCACCCGGACACCGCGCCGCCCGGACTGGGGCTCACCGGGCGCCTGAACATCACCCTCCGGGTGAGCGGTCTCGGCTGA
- a CDS encoding ATP-binding protein yields the protein MVPSHDAPSLGRYGSSIAARLQDAFHFPALNTSVAEARRRVLARLREWGIDEVACDDAQLVVSELFTNAVRHTDSDKVSCQLRLSGAHLRIEVADQGHTSTEPRARCSGADEESGRGLLLVGALSKAWGVRPDDDGRGRVVWADLPHGRLPL from the coding sequence GTGGTCCCCTCCCATGACGCACCTTCGCTCGGACGCTACGGCAGTTCCATAGCCGCGCGTCTCCAGGACGCCTTCCACTTCCCGGCTCTCAACACCTCGGTAGCGGAGGCGCGCAGACGAGTTCTCGCGCGGCTGCGGGAGTGGGGTATCGACGAAGTGGCGTGCGACGACGCTCAATTGGTGGTGTCGGAACTCTTCACCAATGCCGTGCGGCACACGGACAGCGACAAGGTCAGCTGTCAACTGCGCCTGAGCGGCGCGCATCTGCGGATAGAGGTGGCCGATCAGGGCCACACCTCGACGGAGCCCCGGGCCCGGTGCAGCGGGGCGGACGAGGAGAGCGGGCGCGGACTGCTGCTGGTGGGCGCGCTGTCGAAGGCATGGGGGGTCCGGCCCGACGACGACGGCCGTGGCCGTGTCGTCTGGGCCGATCTGCCGCACGGGCGGCTCCCCCTCTGA
- a CDS encoding MBL fold metallo-hydrolase: protein MTGSRPKSSPLDALRPAAFGVDPSGERMARIRRSPHYADGVFTNPVAAQHTPSGSMLKFLPTYFRREERARRAPAGNVPVHPTTVADLATPAATGLRLTWMGHSTVLAEIDGHRVLFDPVWSERCSPFAFAGPRRLHPVPVPLSEAGHVDAVVISHDHYDHLDMPTVQALSRHTRAHFVVPLGIGAHLEHWGVPEDRITELDWHESTRVGDLTLTATPARHFCGRGLRNTQHTLWASWVVAGPEHRVFHSGDTGYFPGFADIGAQYGPFDATMVQIGAYSEFWPDIHMTPEEGMRAHLDLQGDPARGVMLPIHWGTFNLAPHPWEEPVEGTVAAGERSGARVVTPRPGQPFEPAAGLPADPWWRAVATRPATPEERCPARARTANGAGRAGATVRA, encoded by the coding sequence GTGACCGGCTCCCGCCCGAAAAGCTCACCGCTCGACGCCCTGCGACCGGCCGCGTTCGGCGTCGACCCGTCGGGGGAGCGGATGGCGCGCATCCGGCGGTCGCCGCACTACGCCGACGGCGTCTTCACCAACCCGGTGGCGGCCCAGCACACCCCCTCCGGCTCCATGCTGAAGTTCCTGCCCACCTACTTCCGCAGAGAGGAGCGCGCCCGCCGTGCCCCCGCGGGCAACGTGCCGGTCCACCCCACGACCGTCGCCGACCTCGCCACCCCCGCGGCCACCGGGCTGCGGCTGACGTGGATGGGCCACTCCACCGTGCTCGCGGAGATCGACGGGCACCGGGTGCTCTTCGACCCGGTGTGGTCCGAGCGCTGCTCGCCCTTCGCCTTCGCCGGCCCGCGCCGCCTGCACCCGGTGCCGGTGCCGCTGTCCGAGGCGGGGCACGTCGACGCCGTCGTGATCTCCCACGACCACTACGACCACCTGGACATGCCGACGGTCCAGGCCCTGTCCCGGCACACCCGCGCGCACTTCGTCGTGCCGCTGGGCATCGGCGCCCACCTCGAACACTGGGGGGTGCCCGAGGACCGGATCACCGAGCTCGACTGGCACGAGTCGACCCGGGTCGGGGACCTCACCCTCACCGCCACCCCCGCCCGCCACTTCTGCGGCCGCGGGCTCCGCAACACCCAGCACACCCTCTGGGCCTCCTGGGTGGTCGCGGGTCCCGAGCACCGCGTCTTCCACAGCGGCGACACCGGATACTTCCCCGGCTTCGCGGACATCGGCGCCCAGTACGGCCCGTTCGACGCCACGATGGTGCAGATCGGCGCGTACAGCGAGTTCTGGCCCGACATCCACATGACACCCGAGGAGGGCATGCGCGCCCACCTCGACCTCCAGGGGGACCCCGCGCGCGGCGTCATGCTGCCGATCCACTGGGGCACCTTCAACCTCGCCCCGCACCCCTGGGAGGAGCCCGTCGAGGGCACCGTCGCCGCGGGCGAGCGCAGTGGCGCGCGGGTGGTGACGCCCCGGCCGGGACAGCCCTTCGAGCCGGCCGCCGGGCTGCCGGCGGACCCGTGGTGGCGGGCGGTCGCGACCCGGCCGGCGACCCCGGAGGAGCGGTGCCCGGCGCGAGCGCGGACCGCGAACGGGGCGGGCCGCGCCGGGGCCACCGTCCGGGCGTAG
- a CDS encoding helix-turn-helix domain-containing protein, with amino-acid sequence MADARPTGAPTVLRVVLGKRLQDLRERAGLSFEQAGRALDVTHATVRRMEKAEVGLKLPYVEKLLRVYGVADPEELDGFLTLAREANRPGWWHRFRDVLPEWFSAFVSLEGEANLIRAYEPHYVPGLLQTEAYARAVLRAGMPHAPDADIDRAVTVRRERQALLTRDGAPLLWVVMDETVLRRPIGGPGVMREQIAHLAAATAMPNVRLQIMPFAAGPHPAMYGPFHIFRFPLPELPDIAYAENLVGASYFDQRDDVSAFLEALDRMCAQAAPAHTTEAFLGGIRKEI; translated from the coding sequence GTGGCGGACGCGCGGCCGACAGGCGCCCCGACCGTCCTGAGGGTCGTGCTGGGCAAACGGCTCCAGGACCTCAGGGAGCGGGCCGGCCTCTCCTTCGAGCAGGCGGGCCGTGCCCTCGACGTCACCCACGCCACGGTCCGCAGGATGGAGAAGGCCGAGGTCGGCCTGAAGCTCCCCTACGTGGAGAAGCTCCTGCGCGTCTACGGCGTCGCCGACCCCGAGGAGCTCGACGGCTTCCTCACGCTCGCCCGGGAGGCCAACCGCCCGGGCTGGTGGCACCGCTTCCGGGACGTCCTGCCCGAGTGGTTCAGCGCCTTCGTCTCCCTTGAGGGCGAGGCCAACCTCATCCGCGCGTACGAGCCGCACTACGTCCCCGGACTGCTCCAGACGGAGGCCTACGCCCGGGCCGTCCTCCGCGCCGGGATGCCGCACGCCCCCGACGCCGACATCGACCGCGCGGTCACCGTCCGCCGGGAGCGGCAGGCGCTGCTCACCCGGGACGGGGCGCCGCTGCTGTGGGTGGTGATGGACGAGACCGTGCTGCGCCGGCCCATCGGCGGCCCCGGCGTCATGCGCGAGCAGATCGCCCACCTCGCGGCCGCCACCGCCATGCCGAACGTACGGCTCCAGATCATGCCGTTCGCCGCCGGGCCGCACCCGGCGATGTACGGACCGTTCCATATCTTCCGGTTCCCGCTCCCGGAGCTGCCGGACATCGCGTACGCCGAAAACCTCGTCGGGGCCTCGTACTTCGACCAGCGTGACGATGTCTCGGCCTTCCTGGAGGCGCTGGACCGGATGTGCGCGCAGGCCGCGCCGGCACACACCACCGAGGCCTTCCTGGGTGGCATTCGTAAGGAGATCTGA
- a CDS encoding DUF397 domain-containing protein, producing the protein MDRIYNGMPATDLGTEGWSKPWSGGNGGSCVEAMRLRDGRVALRQSTDPDGPALIYTHHEIESFIKGAKAGEADFLLAGTSVSCE; encoded by the coding sequence ATGGATCGCATATACAACGGCATGCCCGCCACCGACCTCGGCACCGAGGGGTGGAGCAAGCCGTGGAGCGGCGGCAACGGCGGAAGCTGCGTCGAGGCCATGCGGCTGCGGGACGGCCGGGTCGCGCTCCGTCAGTCCACCGATCCGGACGGCCCCGCGCTGATCTACACGCACCACGAAATCGAAAGCTTCATCAAAGGCGCGAAGGCCGGCGAAGCCGACTTCCTTCTCGCGGGAACGAGTGTGAGCTGCGAATGA
- a CDS encoding carboxymuconolactone decarboxylase family protein, with protein MNDGTRTTEAPTMARIPLEPARTTPLIRAVKWYCRRVYGKTLDPVMAFAHNRRVLIGSSRFEMSVARWKALDPGLKALAVMASAASIGCSWCMDFGYWEHQRHGVPREKLREVPRWRSSDVYTPLERDVMEYAEAMTATPPVVEDGLVERLRGALGDAAVVELTAMVGVENLRSRVNSALGLTSQGFKDRCDVPLGGGAA; from the coding sequence ATGAACGACGGCACACGCACGACGGAGGCACCGACCATGGCCCGCATCCCGCTCGAACCGGCCCGCACCACCCCGCTGATCCGCGCGGTGAAGTGGTACTGCCGGCGCGTCTACGGAAAGACCCTCGACCCGGTGATGGCGTTCGCCCACAACCGGCGCGTACTGATCGGCTCGTCCCGCTTCGAGATGTCGGTCGCCCGCTGGAAGGCACTGGACCCGGGCCTGAAGGCCCTGGCCGTGATGGCCTCGGCGGCGTCCATCGGCTGCTCGTGGTGCATGGACTTCGGCTACTGGGAGCACCAGCGGCACGGGGTCCCGCGCGAGAAGCTGCGCGAGGTGCCGCGCTGGCGCTCCAGCGACGTCTACACACCGCTGGAGCGGGACGTCATGGAGTACGCGGAGGCGATGACGGCCACGCCGCCGGTGGTGGAGGACGGGTTGGTGGAGCGGTTGCGGGGGGCGTTGGGGGATGCGGCGGTGGTGGAGCTTACGGCGATGGTGGGGGTGGAGAATCTTCGGTCGCGGGTGAATTCGGCGCTGGGGTTGACGAGTCAGGGGTTCAAGGACCGTTGCGACGTTCCGCTGGGGGGCGGGGCGGCCTGA
- a CDS encoding amidohydrolase family protein: MDTSGNALTPAFSPSPPFSRRGFLQAAAGTATAAGVAATLPAGVAGAATPGAAVPTLSFTAATNGAASLAPAGDRLVAEVQNVLWSFSRAGGDAVAITPADLEPTRPVHSPDGRRLAVCAFRGGGFHIWTLRPDGSGLRQLTDGPWDDRGPSWSPDGSRVAFASERGGDPVAGSPYRVWVVDVRTGGLTRISGVTGQDGPFQDGAWEDFDPTWSPDGKRLIFVRGRVAGTALEARTVVSAPADGRGPVRVEHTETAAAQVMTPAVSPAGRLAYLRTTAAPTATCVLVVDGAVVKIDGDVEPVPPRWISRDELLLTLGGRFAVVRVNHGKVSSALTFLPFSARLPVPRPRYRVKRYDLEAGGTRTARALHLPALSPDARRVAFAALNSLWVADVAGGRPRRVVSAEPTRYLLGPTWTRDGRSLVYAGDRDGLLAVRRHDLASGEETVLADGGRVYPALSPDERLLASVDMAGNIVVRDLAGGSDRVLAAPLGAGGLPGRPSWSPDGRYLAFCDRNRLNQRFREGYNLIRVVDTRDGTARLHALAPHASLSDRYDSGPVWSPDGRHMAVISESALWLLPVRADGAPEGAPRRLTDEAADHPSWSADGRRLLYLSAGRLRIMDIGSRAVRTVPVTLDYRRPTPADVVVHAGRFWDGTGDTVRDDVDVTVRGGRVDSVGPHRARRASVRRIDASDRTVIPGLWDAHTHPYQNIYGGRETALLLAYGITTAVSLGGFAYEQARLREAVAAGALAGPRMLTSGELLDGGRVAYSMGRAHRTREGLRRSLDRAAALDWDFVKTYVRAPGWVMEEAARFAHERLGVRAGSHLCSPGVQLGQDLTTHLQATQRLEFGHATTATGHAYQDLVEIYTSRGVDFHLIATLFTSVPLLGDAPALAEDPRVTTLMPPWDVAVVRRTAGSPPTRDQLDTLEREVGVYRRVLAGGGVVALGTDAPLVPVGLSLHMGLRALHRYGLSAAEALRTATVLPARAFGAERDLGTLEAGKLADMTVVDGDPFTDFDRLVRTESVLRGGVPFRQADLVGSYATARPEDGPAARSLGEWLAVGRQLRRESCCDMELPH; encoded by the coding sequence TTGGACACGTCCGGCAACGCTCTCACCCCCGCTTTCTCCCCCTCCCCGCCCTTCTCACGGCGCGGCTTCCTCCAGGCGGCGGCCGGGACCGCCACCGCGGCCGGGGTGGCCGCGACCCTTCCCGCGGGGGTGGCCGGCGCCGCGACGCCCGGTGCCGCGGTCCCCACGCTCTCCTTCACCGCCGCCACCAACGGCGCCGCCAGCCTCGCGCCCGCCGGGGACCGGCTCGTCGCCGAGGTGCAGAACGTCCTGTGGTCCTTCTCCCGGGCCGGCGGCGACGCCGTGGCGATCACGCCGGCCGATCTGGAACCGACCCGGCCCGTGCACTCCCCCGACGGCAGGCGGCTCGCCGTCTGCGCCTTCCGGGGTGGCGGGTTCCATATCTGGACGCTGCGGCCCGACGGGTCGGGGCTGCGGCAGCTGACCGACGGGCCCTGGGACGACCGCGGGCCCTCCTGGTCGCCGGACGGGTCGCGCGTCGCGTTCGCGTCCGAGCGGGGCGGTGACCCGGTGGCCGGGAGCCCGTACCGCGTGTGGGTGGTGGACGTCCGCACCGGCGGCCTCACCCGGATCAGCGGGGTGACCGGCCAGGACGGGCCGTTCCAGGACGGGGCCTGGGAGGACTTCGATCCCACCTGGTCGCCGGACGGCAAGCGGCTGATCTTCGTCCGGGGCCGGGTCGCCGGGACGGCGCTGGAGGCCCGTACGGTCGTGTCCGCGCCCGCCGACGGACGGGGCCCGGTCCGGGTGGAGCACACGGAGACCGCCGCCGCGCAGGTGATGACCCCGGCCGTCTCGCCCGCCGGCCGCCTGGCCTACCTCCGGACCACGGCGGCGCCCACCGCCACCTGCGTGCTCGTCGTCGACGGCGCGGTCGTGAAGATCGACGGTGACGTCGAGCCCGTACCGCCGCGCTGGATCTCGCGGGACGAGCTGCTCCTCACCCTCGGCGGACGGTTCGCGGTGGTCCGGGTGAACCATGGCAAGGTCTCCTCCGCGCTCACCTTCCTCCCCTTCTCCGCCCGGCTTCCCGTCCCCCGGCCCCGCTACCGCGTCAAGCGCTACGACCTGGAGGCCGGCGGGACCCGCACCGCCCGCGCCCTCCACCTGCCGGCCCTCTCCCCCGACGCGCGCCGGGTCGCCTTCGCCGCGCTGAATTCGCTCTGGGTCGCCGACGTCGCCGGCGGGCGGCCCCGCCGGGTGGTGAGCGCCGAGCCCACCCGCTATCTGCTCGGGCCCACCTGGACCCGCGACGGCCGGTCCCTGGTCTACGCGGGCGACCGGGACGGGCTGCTCGCCGTGCGCCGCCACGACCTCGCCTCCGGCGAGGAGACCGTGCTGGCCGACGGGGGCCGGGTCTATCCCGCGCTCTCCCCGGACGAGCGGCTCCTCGCGAGCGTCGACATGGCGGGCAACATCGTCGTCCGCGACCTCGCCGGGGGCTCCGACCGCGTCCTCGCGGCCCCGCTCGGCGCCGGCGGGCTGCCCGGCAGACCCAGCTGGTCACCCGACGGGCGCTACCTCGCCTTCTGCGACCGCAACCGCCTCAACCAGCGGTTCCGCGAGGGCTACAACCTCATCCGGGTCGTCGACACCCGCGACGGCACCGCCCGGCTGCACGCCCTCGCCCCGCACGCCTCCCTCTCCGACCGCTACGACTCCGGGCCCGTCTGGTCGCCCGACGGGCGCCACATGGCGGTGATCTCCGAGTCCGCGCTGTGGCTGCTGCCCGTACGGGCCGACGGGGCCCCCGAGGGCGCGCCCCGGCGGCTGACGGACGAGGCCGCCGACCACCCGTCCTGGTCCGCCGACGGGCGCCGCCTCCTCTATCTCTCCGCAGGACGGCTGCGGATCATGGACATCGGGAGCCGGGCGGTCCGTACGGTCCCCGTCACGCTCGACTACCGGCGCCCCACCCCCGCCGACGTCGTCGTCCACGCCGGAAGGTTCTGGGACGGCACCGGGGACACGGTGCGCGACGACGTCGACGTCACGGTGCGCGGCGGCCGCGTCGACTCCGTCGGGCCGCACCGGGCGCGCCGGGCGTCCGTCCGCCGGATCGACGCCTCGGACCGCACGGTGATCCCCGGCCTCTGGGACGCGCACACCCACCCGTACCAGAACATCTACGGCGGCCGGGAGACCGCGCTGCTGCTGGCCTACGGGATCACCACGGCCGTCTCGCTCGGCGGGTTCGCCTACGAGCAGGCGCGCCTCCGCGAGGCCGTCGCCGCGGGGGCGCTGGCCGGGCCCCGGATGCTGACCTCGGGCGAGCTGCTGGACGGCGGGCGCGTCGCGTACAGCATGGGGCGCGCGCACCGCACCCGGGAGGGGCTGCGCCGGTCGCTCGACCGTGCCGCCGCGCTGGACTGGGACTTCGTCAAGACGTACGTGCGGGCCCCGGGCTGGGTGATGGAGGAGGCGGCCCGGTTCGCGCACGAGCGGCTCGGGGTGCGCGCGGGCAGCCACCTCTGCTCGCCCGGCGTCCAGCTCGGCCAGGACCTCACGACCCATCTCCAGGCCACCCAGCGGCTGGAGTTCGGGCACGCCACGACGGCGACGGGCCACGCGTACCAGGACCTGGTGGAGATCTACACGAGCCGGGGCGTGGACTTCCACCTCATCGCGACGCTCTTCACCTCCGTGCCGCTGCTCGGCGACGCGCCCGCCCTGGCCGAGGACCCCCGGGTGACGACGCTGATGCCGCCGTGGGACGTCGCGGTCGTCCGCCGGACGGCCGGCAGCCCGCCCACCCGCGACCAGCTGGACACCCTGGAGCGCGAGGTCGGCGTCTACCGGCGGGTGCTGGCCGGAGGCGGCGTCGTCGCCCTCGGCACGGACGCCCCACTGGTGCCCGTGGGGCTCTCGCTGCACATGGGGCTGCGGGCGCTGCACCGCTACGGGCTGTCGGCGGCGGAGGCGCTGCGCACCGCGACCGTGCTGCCCGCGCGGGCGTTCGGCGCCGAGCGGGACCTGGGCACGCTGGAGGCCGGCAAGCTGGCCGACATGACGGTGGTGGACGGCGACCCGTTCACCGACTTCGACCGGCTGGTGCGGACGGAGTCGGTGCTGCGCGGGGGCGTGCCCTTCCGCCAGGCGGACCTGGTCGGCTCGTACGCCACCGCCCGGCCGGAGGACGGGCCCGCGGCGCGCTCGCTGGGCGAGTGGCTGGCGGTCGGACGGCAGCTGCGCCGGGAGTCGTGCTGCGACATGGAGCTGCCGCACTGA
- a CDS encoding SAM-dependent methyltransferase has translation MKGHGVSEQGFAAEEIDTSRPHPARMYDYYLGGWDNYEVDRQAAEHVIQVHPQVRLSARANRAFMARAVRDVVRDGVRQIIDIGTGIPTSPNTHEVAREIDPDVRVAYVDNDPIVATHAGAKLTNAGRAAFVLGDVREPGAILAHPVVRELIDFREPVAVLLVAVLHFVKDEEDPAGIVATLADALPAGSRLILSHATAEPYEGYEGGYTDVKARDSVLGTYKNATAALNLRGRAAVEPLFGDFALEEPGLVRVPLWRPEGPVPDVVELNNTIFYGGVGRKG, from the coding sequence ATGAAAGGGCACGGCGTGAGCGAGCAGGGTTTCGCGGCGGAGGAGATCGACACCAGCAGGCCGCACCCGGCCCGCATGTACGACTACTACCTCGGCGGCTGGGACAACTACGAGGTCGACCGGCAGGCCGCCGAGCACGTCATCCAGGTGCACCCGCAGGTGCGGCTGTCCGCCCGCGCCAACCGCGCCTTCATGGCGCGCGCCGTGCGGGACGTGGTGCGGGACGGCGTCCGCCAGATCATCGACATCGGCACGGGCATACCCACCTCCCCGAACACCCACGAGGTGGCCCGGGAGATCGACCCCGACGTCCGCGTCGCCTACGTCGACAACGACCCGATCGTCGCCACCCACGCGGGCGCCAAGCTGACGAACGCCGGCCGCGCCGCGTTCGTCCTCGGCGACGTGCGCGAGCCCGGTGCGATCCTGGCGCACCCGGTCGTCCGCGAGCTGATCGACTTCCGCGAGCCCGTGGCCGTGCTGCTCGTCGCCGTCCTGCACTTCGTCAAGGACGAGGAGGACCCCGCCGGCATCGTCGCGACCCTGGCCGACGCCCTCCCCGCGGGCAGCCGCCTGATCCTCTCCCACGCCACGGCCGAGCCGTACGAGGGCTACGAGGGCGGCTACACCGACGTCAAGGCCCGCGACAGCGTCCTCGGCACGTACAAGAACGCCACCGCCGCCCTCAACCTCCGCGGCCGCGCGGCGGTCGAGCCGCTCTTCGGCGACTTCGCGCTGGAGGAGCCGGGGCTGGTGCGGGTGCCGCTGTGGCGGCCGGAGGGGCCGGTGCCGGATGTGGTGGAGCTGAACAACACGATCTTTTACGGCGGGGTGGGGCGGAAGGGGTAG